Proteins encoded by one window of Vampirovibrionales bacterium:
- the folP gene encoding dihydropteroate synthase has product MSLTGQPFASDQGGVARILAVLNLTPDSFSDGGRWTGAPVSQIVDAAGQLLTEGADALDIGGESTRPGAATISPEAECERILPAIAALHAAFPQTPLSVDTRKAQVAAEAVKAGASVINDVSGLQFDPLMARTAATSGATLILMHSQGEPATMQQNPQYGDVVAEVGAFLAAQADAAIAAGVARERIWLDPGFGFGKTRAHNLALLRHLSDIVALGFPVLAGLSRKTFLSPLDDQGRAALAPGERDALSAAAAALALHAGARMIRLHNVKLHHPVVHWMGALLA; this is encoded by the coding sequence ATGAGCCTGACCGGCCAGCCATTCGCCTCCGATCAAGGCGGCGTCGCACGAATTCTGGCGGTGCTGAACCTCACGCCGGACTCGTTCTCCGATGGCGGACGCTGGACAGGCGCGCCGGTCTCGCAGATCGTCGATGCGGCGGGGCAATTGCTGACAGAGGGGGCCGATGCGCTCGATATCGGCGGGGAATCCACGCGGCCGGGCGCCGCCACGATTTCGCCTGAAGCAGAATGCGAGCGGATTCTCCCCGCCATTGCTGCGCTGCATGCGGCCTTCCCACAAACGCCGCTCAGCGTCGACACGCGCAAGGCTCAGGTCGCCGCAGAAGCCGTAAAGGCAGGCGCGTCGGTTATTAACGATGTCTCGGGGCTCCAGTTTGATCCGCTCATGGCGCGCACGGCGGCGACATCGGGCGCGACCCTGATCCTGATGCACAGTCAGGGCGAGCCCGCGACCATGCAGCAGAATCCGCAGTATGGCGACGTCGTGGCGGAAGTTGGGGCGTTTCTGGCTGCGCAGGCCGACGCGGCGATAGCGGCAGGCGTCGCGCGCGAGCGCATCTGGCTGGATCCCGGCTTTGGCTTCGGGAAAACCCGCGCCCATAATCTGGCGTTGTTGCGGCATCTGAGCGATATTGTCGCGTTGGGCTTTCCGGTGCTGGCGGGCCTGTCGCGCAAGACGTTCCTCTCGCCGCTGGACGATCAGGGCCGGGCGGCGCTGGCGCCGGGCGAACGCGACGCGCTCTCGGCGGCGGCGGCGGCATTGGCCTTACACGCCGGCGCGCGGATGATTCGCCTTCATAACGTCAAACTCCATCATCCGGTGGTTCACTGGATGGGCGCGCTACTGGCATAA
- a CDS encoding class I SAM-dependent methyltransferase has product MAKASQADKDLTPSADIKRKPEEIAGVYEQWVYPAPLYDLQAYHDSGRIDAAAPQMAHALYWPDGRYQREGGEQISILVAGCGANAAARYAFEHPQARVVGIDVSASCLAHEESLKHKHNLENLSLYQMPVEDARTLDETFDFIEAVGVMNHLENPLAGMEALKTRLNPDGVIAVMLFGVYGRLGVGMLQKMFHRLDMGFSNEDVNIVRQTLAILDADHPVQAFNRNIADLQLDSGVVDCFLRSAGRNFTVEGCLQFARNSGLSFMGWLDNFPYYPEGQVPSNHPLYERIGKLPEDDMWKVMELFNGVLRNHTFYMCRKDRDAKGYKLDFDGDAFMDYVPIARINRYHQPDQEQGRPAMIERIPYRPVPLTPAQLAVYSRIDGKKNVRQCLEEAGLTGSPEDLTAFARNFFRSLWRLGYAMFLYPQEA; this is encoded by the coding sequence ATGGCCAAAGCGTCTCAGGCAGACAAGGATTTAACCCCGTCGGCGGATATCAAACGCAAACCCGAAGAAATTGCCGGCGTTTACGAGCAATGGGTCTATCCTGCCCCCCTGTACGATTTACAGGCGTACCACGACTCCGGTCGTATTGACGCCGCCGCCCCTCAAATGGCCCATGCGCTGTATTGGCCCGATGGCCGCTACCAGCGCGAAGGCGGCGAACAGATTTCCATTCTGGTTGCGGGTTGCGGGGCCAACGCCGCCGCGCGCTACGCCTTTGAGCATCCGCAAGCCAGGGTCGTTGGCATTGACGTCAGCGCCTCGTGCCTGGCCCACGAAGAAAGCCTCAAGCACAAGCATAATCTGGAAAACCTCAGCCTGTACCAGATGCCGGTTGAAGACGCGCGCACGCTCGATGAAACCTTCGACTTCATCGAAGCCGTCGGCGTCATGAATCATCTCGAAAACCCGCTGGCCGGTATGGAGGCCCTCAAGACGCGCCTCAATCCCGATGGCGTCATCGCGGTGATGCTCTTTGGCGTCTATGGCCGTCTGGGCGTGGGCATGCTGCAAAAGATGTTTCACCGTCTGGATATGGGCTTCAGCAACGAAGACGTCAACATTGTCCGTCAAACGCTGGCGATCCTCGATGCGGATCATCCGGTTCAGGCGTTTAACCGTAATATCGCCGATCTGCAACTCGACTCCGGCGTAGTGGATTGCTTCCTGCGCTCTGCAGGCCGGAATTTCACGGTAGAGGGCTGCTTGCAGTTCGCCCGTAACAGCGGCCTGTCGTTCATGGGCTGGCTCGACAACTTCCCCTACTATCCCGAAGGGCAGGTCCCCTCGAATCATCCGCTGTATGAGCGCATCGGCAAACTGCCGGAAGACGATATGTGGAAGGTGATGGAGCTGTTTAACGGCGTTCTGCGCAATCATACCTTCTATATGTGCCGCAAGGATCGCGACGCCAAAGGCTACAAGCTGGACTTCGACGGCGACGCCTTTATGGATTACGTCCCCATAGCGCGCATCAACCGCTATCACCAGCCCGATCAGGAGCAGGGTCGCCCGGCCATGATCGAGCGGATTCCCTATCGTCCGGTGCCTCTGACGCCTGCGCAACTGGCCGTTTACAGCCGCATCGACGGCAAGAAGAACGTCCGCCAGTGCCTTGAAGAAGCGGGCTTGACCGGCTCGCCGGAAGATCTCACGGCCTTCGCCCGCAACTTCTTCCGCAGCCTGTGGCGTCTGGGCTATGCCATGTTCCTCTATCCGCAAGAAGCCTGA
- a CDS encoding succinate dehydrogenase, giving the protein MSEACALIPVDTADQTERNDVWWIEPLLIFLGFTAFGVYATWAALQADFYQLHDLARFGADGVRPYLSPFYSPDLPALFPQAMGWFRWSPAILIMPFPAIFRATCYYYRKAYYRSFFTSPAACAVKAQPSPLAGLLGRGKGAGGYKGESVFPLVMQNLHRFTFYIAALFVLILSIDAVWSLIGWQASGSSRPGAFHVGVGSLVMIINAVLLGLYTFSCHSWRHLLAGKLDCFSCSGWTKTRYDAWRKQSSLNDHHMLLAWISLFWVAFTDLYIRLCAMGVWRDIVLF; this is encoded by the coding sequence GTGAGCGAGGCATGTGCGCTGATTCCCGTAGATACGGCGGATCAGACCGAACGGAACGATGTCTGGTGGATAGAGCCCCTGCTGATTTTTCTGGGCTTCACCGCGTTTGGCGTCTATGCGACGTGGGCGGCCCTTCAGGCGGACTTCTACCAGCTTCATGATCTGGCGCGCTTCGGCGCAGACGGCGTCCGGCCCTATCTCTCGCCCTTCTATTCGCCTGACCTGCCCGCGTTATTCCCGCAGGCGATGGGCTGGTTTCGCTGGTCGCCCGCGATCCTGATCATGCCGTTTCCGGCGATTTTTCGCGCGACGTGCTATTACTACCGAAAAGCTTACTACCGCTCGTTCTTCACCTCGCCGGCGGCTTGCGCCGTCAAGGCCCAGCCCAGCCCGCTGGCGGGCCTGCTGGGACGCGGCAAGGGCGCGGGCGGCTATAAGGGCGAGTCGGTTTTTCCACTGGTCATGCAGAATCTGCACCGCTTCACGTTCTACATTGCTGCGCTGTTCGTGTTGATTCTGTCGATTGACGCCGTCTGGTCGCTGATCGGCTGGCAAGCATCTGGATCGTCACGTCCCGGCGCGTTCCACGTCGGCGTGGGCTCGCTGGTGATGATTATTAACGCCGTTTTGCTTGGCCTGTACACGTTTTCGTGTCACTCATGGCGGCACTTGCTCGCGGGCAAGCTGGATTGCTTCTCGTGCAGCGGCTGGACCAAAACCCGCTATGACGCATGGCGCAAGCAATCCTCGCTGAACGACCATCACATGCTGCTGGCGTGGATTAGCCTGTTCTGGGTCGCCTTTACCGACCTGTATATCCGCCTGTGCGCGATGGGCGTGTGGCGCGATATCGTTCTCTTCTAA